The Sandaracinus amylolyticus genomic interval CAGTCGACGAGGTCGTAGCCCCAGTGCACCAGGTTGCCGAGCAGCGTCGCGAACGCGAGCTTCGATGCGTCGGGCGCCTCCGCGAACATCGACTCGCCGAAGAACATCCCGCCGAGCGACACGCCGTAGAGGCCGCCCGCGAGCACGCCGTTCATCCAGCACTCGATGCTGTGCGCGTAGCCGAGCTCGAAGAGGCGCTCGTAGCCGCGCACCATCTCGCGCGTGATCCACGTGCCGCGCTGACCGGGGCGATACGCGCGCTTGCACCCGGTGATCACCTGCGTGAACGCGGTGTCGCAGCGGATCTCGAAGTCTCCCTTCTTCGCGCGCTTGCGCAGCGAGCGCGGGACGTGCGCGCTCGACGGCTCGAGCACGAAGCGGGGCTCGGGCGAGAACCACAGGAGCGGCATGCCCTCGCTGGGCCAGGGGAAGATCCCCTGCGCGTATGCGAGCAGCAGCCGCTCCGGGCTCAGATCGCCGCCGATGGCTACGACGCCCTCGGGCGAAGCGCCCTCGGGCGGCGGGAACACCAGCTCTTTCGTCAGCAGATAGACCGGCACGGACGGGCCGTGACGATCATGCTTCGATGGTCGTCTTCACGTCGACGAACTTCGGCGCGACGGTCGTCTCGCCGTCCTTCTCGACCACGTCGAAGACCACCGTGCCGCCTTCCTTGAGCGGCCCGAAGAGCAGCGCCTCCGCGAGCGGCTTCTTGAGGAACTGCTCGACGGTGCGGCCCATCGGACGCGCGCCGAACGCGGGGTCGTAGCCCTTGTCGGCGAGCCACTCGCGCGCTGCGCTCGTGAGCTCGAGCTCGATCTTCTTCTCCGCGATCTGCGCGCGAAGAAGGCCGACCTCCTTGTCGACGACCTTGAGGATCACGTCGCGCGAGAGCCCGCCGAAGAGCACCCACGCGTCGAGCCGGTTGCGGAACTCGGGCGAGAACGTGCGCTCGATCGCCTGCTTCGCCTTGCTGAGATCCGCGCCTTCCACGCCCGCGCCGAAGCCGAGCGCGCGCTTCGCCATGTCCTGCGCGCCCGCGTTGGTCGTCATGATGAGCACGACGTTGCGGAAATCCGCCTTGCGACCGTTGTTGTCGGTCAGCGTCGCGTGGTCCATCACCTGGAGCAGCACGTTGAAGAGATCGGGGTGCGCCTTCTCGATCTCGTCGAGCAGCAGCACGGCGTACGGCTGCTTGCGGATCGCGTCGGTGAGCAGGCCGCCCTGATCGAACCCGACGTAGCCCGGCGGCGCGCCGATGAGGCGCGAGACGGTGTGGCGCTCCTGGTACTCGCTCATGTCGAAGCGGATGAGCTCGACGCCGAGCGTCTTCGCGAGCTGCCGCGCCAGCTCGGTCTTGCCGACGCCGGTGGGGCCGCTGAAGAGGAAGTTGCCGATCGGCTTGTCGCCGGTGCGCAGGCCCGCGCGCGACAGCTTGATCGCGCTCGCGATCTTCGCGATCGCGTCGTCCTGTCCGTACACGACGCGCTTGAGGTCCGCCTCGATGTCGCGCAGGCGCTCCTGCTCGCCCGCCGAGACGGTCTTCTCGGGGATGCGCGCCATCTTCGCGACCACGCGCTCGATGTCGCGGAGCGTGACCTCGCGGGTGCGCTCGTTGCGCATGCGATCCTGCGCGCCCGCCTCGTCGATGACGTCGATCGCCTTGTCCGGCAGGAGCCGCTCGACGATGTGCTTCGCCGAGAGCTTCACCGAGGCCTCGATCGTGCCCGGCAGGTACTTCACGCCGTGGTGCTCTTCGTAGCGAGAGCGCAGCCCCTCGAGGATGAGGATCGAGTCGTCGATGCTGGGCTCGCCGATGTCGATCTTCTGGAAGCGGCGCGCGAGCGCGCGGTCGCGCTCGAAGCTGCCCTTGTACTCCTGGAACGTCGTGCTGCCGATGCAGCGCAGCTTCCCGCTCGCGAGCGCGGGCTTGAGGATGTTCGACGCGTCCATCGACGAGCCGGTCGTCGCGCCGGCGCCGACGATCGTGTGGATCTCGTCGATGAAGAGGATCGCGTCCTCGTGCTCCTGGAGCTTCTTGATGACGCCCTTGAGGCGCTCCTCGAACTGGCCGCGGTACTTCGTGCCCGCGAGCAGCGAGCCCATGTCGAGCGAGTAGATCGTCGCGCCGCGCAGCACCTCGGGGACCTTGCCCTCGACGATGTGCAGCGCGAGGCCCTCGGCGATCGCCGTCTTGCCGACGCCCGGCTCACCGACGAACACCGGGTTGTTCTTGCGGCGCCGGCAGAGCACCTGGATGGTGCGCTCGAGCTCGAGGTCGCGACCGATCAGCGGATCGATGCGGCCCTCGCGCGCCTCGGCGTTGAGATCGACGGTGTAGGCCTTGAGCGGATCGCGCGCGGCGCCGCCGCCTTCCTCGTCCTCGTCGCCGAGGCCCGCGTCGTCGCTCTCGTCCTCTTCCCCTTCTCCGAAAGACCCAGCGCCCGACGCGTCGCCCTCGGGGCCGGCGCCGTGGCTCACGTAGCGCTTGAGATCGAACTGCGAGACGCCCTGCTGCGAGAGCAGGTAGACCGCCTGCGAGTCGCGCTCGTGGAAGAGCTGCACGAGCACGCTTCCGCCGTCGATCTGCTTCATCTCGGACGAGATCGCGTGGATCGCGGCGCGCTGGAGCACGCGCTCGACGGCGATGGTCTGGTGCGGCTGGAGCTCGTCGCCGTCCTCGTCGGGCACGGCCTCGAGGTGGTTCTCGAGCCACTCGGCGAGCGACTTGCGGAGCTTGTGTCGGTTCGCGCGACAGGCGTCCAGCGCCTTCGCGGCCTTGGGGTCATCACACAGCGCGAGCAGCAGGTGCTCGAGCGTCACGAACTCGTGCCGCATGCGACGAGCCTCTTCGTAGGCCTTGCGCAGCGTCGCCTGCAGCTCCTTCGCGATCATCGGAGTGGCCATCGTTCTCCTGAGGCTTCTTCTCTAAGGCGGCGGTCTCGTTCGTCGATGCGCGCCGACCTCTACTTCTTGTCGCCGTCGTCGTCCTCTTCGGGCTCCATCGAGAGACGCAGCGGGTACTCGCGCTCCTTGGCGAGCCGCTCGACGATCGCGATCTTGGTCTCCGCGACCTCGCGCGTGAACACTCCCGCGACGCCGACGCCGTTGTAGTGGACGTGCAGCATCACGCGGACCGCCTCCGCGTCGGTGTGGCGGAACACGGACTTGAGGACTTCGACGACGAATTCGCGCGTCGTGTAGTCGTCGTTGTGAAGCAGCACGCGGTACATGCGCGGCCGCTGCACCTTCTTCTCGGACCGCGTCTCGGTGATGACGCCGGAGTCGGGATCGAAGGGATCTGCCACGGTCTCCTCGCGAAAAAAGCGAGAGCGAGTGTAACCGGTGGCGAGCGCCGCGCACCGTCCTCGCAGCATCGTTCCCGCCGCGGCGGCTCGCCATGCCGCTGTGAGCGGGGCTTACCTGCCCGAACGGTCGGTCGCGGAGGTGGACGCGCGCCACGCCGCGCAGATCGCGTCGGCGAGATCGTAGACCGAGGCGCCGCGGAACATGGGCTCGATGCGCAGCGGATCGCCGTCGCGGCGCGTGATGCGGACGTCGAGGCGATCCTCGTCGACCGCGACGTCGGAGACGTCGGACCACGGGAGCTCGATCGTGGTCGCGCCGTCGGCGAGGCGGAGCGCGTCGGGCTCGAGCCGGAGCGAGACGGTGCCGCGCGCGCGACGCCGAGAGCGGCCCACGAGCGCGACCCAGCCGGCGCACGCCGCGAGCCCGGCGACGGAGAAGAGCAGTCCGACCCAGTTGCGCAGGGCGAGCGCGAGCCCGCCGACGGAGAGCAGCACGACCACGATGCCGACCGAGCGGAGCAGCGCGGCGCTGCGCTCGTTGTAGGTGTCGTGCTCGAACGTGCGGTACGGGGTCATGGCGGAGACGTCAGAAGACGACCACCCGCGCGAAGTAGTTCCCGTTCGTGTCGTTCCACACGACGACGTGCTCCTCGTTCGAGACCTCGATGCGCGCGAGGTCACCGGCAGCGAGCGCAGGCGTGCGCCCGTCCTCGGTGAACGAGAGATAGACGAGCACGCCGTTGGGCGCGCGACCGAGATCGTGATCGACCTGGATGCGGACGCGACCGGGGTAGGGGATCCAGCGGTCGTCCTCGGAGTCGAGCGGCGCGCTCGCCCACGAGCGCACTTCACCGGTGGTCGCGTCGACGTCGACGACCTGCTGCGCCAGCAGCGGATCGGTGAGCGGGATGAAGACGATCTCACCCGGTGGGGTGAGCCCGCATCCCGCGAGCACGAGCGTCGCGAGCGCGAAGCGAAGAAGCACGGTGCGCATCTGCGTGGAGGCTCCTAGCGGGTGAAGTGCTCGCGCAGCGCGCGCGTGAGGCCTTCGCTCGTGTAGTACGGCGCGGTCACGTCGACGCGCACGCCGAGCTTCTCCGCGGCCGCGGTGGTGACCGGACCGATCGACGCGATCGTGAACGAGGCGAGCAGCGCCGGCGCGTTCTCGCCGAGGATGCGCACGACGCTCTCGACGGTGGAGGGCGCGGTGAACGTGATCACGTCGAGCTCGTGCGCCTCGATCGCGGCGCGCAGCGCGGCCTCGTCGTCGGGCGAGGGCGGGACGTTGCGATACGCGTGCACGACGTCGACGTGCGCGCCGGCGCCGCGCAGCGTGTCGGGCAGCACCTCGCGCGCGACGGCGGCGCGCGGGAGCATCACGCGCACGCCGCGCAGATCGCCGGCGTGGTGATCGAGGAGGATCTTCGCCGCGCCTTCGCCGCGGAACTCGGTGGGCACCGCGTCGGCGCGGAGGCCGCGCGCGCGCAGCGACGACGCGGTCGCGGGCCCGATCGCGCAGAGACGCGCGCTGCCGACGACGCGCGCATCGCGCTGCTGGCGATCGACCTCGTCGAAGAACGCGTCGACGCCGCTCGCGCTGGTGAAGACGAGCCAGTCGTACGTGGAGGCCTCGCGCACGGCGCGCGCGAGCGCGTCGGGATCTTCGGGCGGCGCGATGCGGATCGCGGGGATGCACGTCGCCTCGGCGCCTTCGTCGCGCAGCAGGCGCGCGAGGCCGAGCGAGCGATCCTCGGGGCGCGTCACGAGCACGCGCTTTCCGAAGAGCGGCTGCACGTCGTACCAGCGCAGCGCGTCGCGCAGCTTGACGACCTCGCCGACGACGGTGAGCGCCGGCATGCCGACGTTCGCCTCGCGCGCGAGCTGCGCGATCGTCGCGACGGTGCCGACGATCGTGCGCTGCTTCGGCATCGACGCTTGTTGGATCACGGCGGCGGGCGTCTCGGGGGCGCGGCCGTGCTCGATCAGGCGCGCCATCATCGACTCGAGCGCGCGCACGCCCATGAAGATGACGAGCGTCTCGGTCGCCGTCGCGAGCTTGGTCCAGTCGTGGCTCGAGCGATCCTTCTCGGGCGACTCGGTCGCGGTCACGTACGCGACGCTGCTCGATGCGGCGCGATGGGTGAGCGAGATGCCGGCGTACGCGGTCGCGGCGATCGGGGAGGGCACACCGGGCACGACCTCGAACGGGATCCCCGCGGCGTGCAGCGCCTCGGCCTCTTCGGAGCCCCGGCCGAAGAGATAGGGATCGCCGCCCTTCAGGCGAGCCACCACGCGCCCGGCGCGCGCGGCGTCGATCATGCGCTCGTTGATCGCGCTCTGTCGCTCGCTGACGCGCCCGCCGCGCTTGCCGACGAACGTCTTCTCCGCGTCGTCGCGGCAGAGGTCGAGCAGCTCGGGGTGCACGAGCGCGTCGTAGAGGACGAGGTCGGCCTCGCCGAGCCGACGCGCGGCGCGTTGTGTGATCAGCTCGGGGTCGCCGGGGCCGGCGCCGAGGAGATAGACCCGGCCGAGGGGCATGGCGCGTCTATATACTCTGCGCGCCGCACGC includes:
- the cobA gene encoding uroporphyrinogen-III C-methyltransferase → MPLGRVYLLGAGPGDPELITQRAARRLGEADLVLYDALVHPELLDLCRDDAEKTFVGKRGGRVSERQSAINERMIDAARAGRVVARLKGGDPYLFGRGSEEAEALHAAGIPFEVVPGVPSPIAATAYAGISLTHRAASSSVAYVTATESPEKDRSSHDWTKLATATETLVIFMGVRALESMMARLIEHGRAPETPAAVIQQASMPKQRTIVGTVATIAQLAREANVGMPALTVVGEVVKLRDALRWYDVQPLFGKRVLVTRPEDRSLGLARLLRDEGAEATCIPAIRIAPPEDPDALARAVREASTYDWLVFTSASGVDAFFDEVDRQQRDARVVGSARLCAIGPATASSLRARGLRADAVPTEFRGEGAAKILLDHHAGDLRGVRVMLPRAAVAREVLPDTLRGAGAHVDVVHAYRNVPPSPDDEAALRAAIEAHELDVITFTAPSTVESVVRILGENAPALLASFTIASIGPVTTAAAEKLGVRVDVTAPYYTSEGLTRALREHFTR
- the aat gene encoding leucyl/phenylalanyl-tRNA--protein transferase; amino-acid sequence: MPVYLLTKELVFPPPEGASPEGVVAIGGDLSPERLLLAYAQGIFPWPSEGMPLLWFSPEPRFVLEPSSAHVPRSLRKRAKKGDFEIRCDTAFTQVITGCKRAYRPGQRGTWITREMVRGYERLFELGYAHSIECWMNGVLAGGLYGVSLGGMFFGESMFAEAPDASKLAFATLLGNLVHWGYDLVDCQVHTEHLERFGAEDWPRKRFLDVLHRSLAKETRRGKWTFELDAVDAIAKLREG
- a CDS encoding ATP-dependent Clp protease adaptor ClpS; translation: MADPFDPDSGVITETRSEKKVQRPRMYRVLLHNDDYTTREFVVEVLKSVFRHTDAEAVRVMLHVHYNGVGVAGVFTREVAETKIAIVERLAKEREYPLRLSMEPEEDDDGDKK
- the clpA gene encoding ATP-dependent Clp protease ATP-binding subunit ClpA → MATPMIAKELQATLRKAYEEARRMRHEFVTLEHLLLALCDDPKAAKALDACRANRHKLRKSLAEWLENHLEAVPDEDGDELQPHQTIAVERVLQRAAIHAISSEMKQIDGGSVLVQLFHERDSQAVYLLSQQGVSQFDLKRYVSHGAGPEGDASGAGSFGEGEEDESDDAGLGDEDEEGGGAARDPLKAYTVDLNAEAREGRIDPLIGRDLELERTIQVLCRRRKNNPVFVGEPGVGKTAIAEGLALHIVEGKVPEVLRGATIYSLDMGSLLAGTKYRGQFEERLKGVIKKLQEHEDAILFIDEIHTIVGAGATTGSSMDASNILKPALASGKLRCIGSTTFQEYKGSFERDRALARRFQKIDIGEPSIDDSILILEGLRSRYEEHHGVKYLPGTIEASVKLSAKHIVERLLPDKAIDVIDEAGAQDRMRNERTREVTLRDIERVVAKMARIPEKTVSAGEQERLRDIEADLKRVVYGQDDAIAKIASAIKLSRAGLRTGDKPIGNFLFSGPTGVGKTELARQLAKTLGVELIRFDMSEYQERHTVSRLIGAPPGYVGFDQGGLLTDAIRKQPYAVLLLDEIEKAHPDLFNVLLQVMDHATLTDNNGRKADFRNVVLIMTTNAGAQDMAKRALGFGAGVEGADLSKAKQAIERTFSPEFRNRLDAWVLFGGLSRDVILKVVDKEVGLLRAQIAEKKIELELTSAAREWLADKGYDPAFGARPMGRTVEQFLKKPLAEALLFGPLKEGGTVVFDVVEKDGETTVAPKFVDVKTTIEA